The Endozoicomonas montiporae CL-33 genome contains a region encoding:
- a CDS encoding succinate dehydrogenase iron-sulfur subunit, protein MLVSVYRYNPETDAKPFMQDYQVEIPEGKDLMVLDVLNLLKEQDPTLVYRRSCREGVCGSDGLSISGTNGLACVTPLSEASRGNRLILRPLPGLPVIRDLVVDMGQFYKQYEKIKPYLINDQPAPAIERLQLPEDREKLDGLYECILCACCSTACPSFWWNPDKFVGPSGLLQAYRFLADSRDTATQERLADLDDPFSVFRCRGIMNCVSVCPKGLNPTRAIGHIRQMLFSSAT, encoded by the coding sequence ATGTTAGTCAGTGTCTACCGTTATAATCCGGAAACGGATGCCAAACCTTTTATGCAGGACTATCAGGTGGAGATACCTGAAGGCAAGGACCTGATGGTACTTGATGTCCTTAATCTACTGAAAGAACAGGATCCGACTCTGGTTTATCGACGATCCTGCAGGGAAGGCGTCTGTGGTTCAGATGGTCTGAGTATCAGTGGTACTAATGGTCTGGCGTGTGTTACACCATTGTCTGAAGCTTCACGGGGCAACCGTCTGATTCTGCGCCCTTTGCCCGGGCTGCCGGTTATACGTGATCTGGTTGTTGATATGGGGCAGTTTTATAAGCAATACGAAAAGATCAAACCTTATCTCATCAACGATCAGCCCGCCCCGGCAATTGAACGGTTGCAGCTACCTGAAGACAGGGAAAAGCTGGATGGCCTTTATGAATGTATTCTTTGTGCCTGCTGTTCAACAGCCTGTCCATCCTTCTGGTGGAACCCTGATAAGTTTGTAGGCCCTTCCGGTCTGTTACAGGCCTATCGCTTTCTGGCTGATAGCCGTGATACTGCAACGCAGGAACGCCTGGCTGATCTTGATGACCCGTTCAGTGTGTTCCGGTGCCGCGGTATTATGAACTGTGTCAGTGTGTGCCCCAAGGGATTAAATCCAACCAGGGCAATCGGGCATATCCGGCAGATGCTGTTTAGCAGTGCTACCTGA